The Ehrlichia chaffeensis str. Arkansas DNA segment AACTGGTGTCTCCCCTAACTTATTTTCTTCAGATAACACATGACGTAGACCTAATGGTGTACCTGAATCCGGATCTTGAATACTTGCATACAATACCTTTAATCTATCAAGCACAACAGTAAAGACTTCTTTTTGTCCAGGTTCAGCAGTATAGTTTTTAAAAAGGCAATGTAATATATTATCACCATTACTTTCTTTAGAACGAGCATGATAAAGTGCATCTTGCAAACCTAATACTAGTTTGCAACACTCAGAATCATTAGAAGATATAGCATAATGTAAGACACCACGACCTTGACCATCAGTAACCTTCCAGTTCACCCTCTGTGAAATCTTTGTATGACGAGTTACATTAACATCTTTAAATGCACTTAAAAACTGCTCTCCAGCCTTTGCAGCCATAAGTAGTGGAAACTCACCATTTCCATCTTGAGAATTTATGCTATCACTAATACAATACTTTAAAACTTCCCTAAAGATTTCAGGATTAACAGGCCTTTTTTCACCTTCATGCAACTTAAGTATATATTGCAATATACCACTTCCCTCTATATTACAAAATATTGCACTAGATATCTCTTCCTTACTTGATGACTCAAAGAAATTTTTTACCCGTACTATATCTCCAGATTTAATAGCATCGTATAAATCCTGTTTTCCCATATCCTTTAACCTAAAATATTTACAAAATTTATTATAATAATATTCAATTTAAATATATATATTAACTTATTTATGATTAATCATAATACTACTATCACAATATGAATAACAAAATATTAAATTTATCGTTACTGTATTAATAAATATATTAATTTCTTTATAAAGTATAATACATCATATATTAAAATAATAAAACAAATTTATTTAATCGGAGATATATTCAGTGGATCTACCCACATTATATTACCATCACTTTTAGCATATATCATATTAATTCTATTACTCTTGGCATTAATAAATAAAAAAGCCGGTAAAGATAATAACTCCATTTCCATAATTGCATCCCCAATAGTCATAGTCTTTACAAAAACATCTTCCTCTATTATCAATCCTGAATCACTTATGTTATTAACATCATATTTTTCTATTTCATTACTATCTAATACATATCCAAAACATCTCATCTGTGCTTTTACAGAATTTTTATTATGACGATATTTATTAATTCTTTCACCTTTATGTTTTTGTAATTTACCACACAAATGACTAACAGCATCATCTATTGCATTATATGCTGTATCTGATGTTTTAGAAATCCTAATAAATTCACTCTTGACATCACTAATACCAATGGTAGAATTAAACAGGTTTCCATCTTTAGATAAGATCATTTTTATATTAACTGTTGAATCATCTATAAAAAATTTTGTTGTGTGTTTTTTTATGGCTTCCTCAATGTAATCTTTAATGTTATCAGTAATGTCAAAGCCTCTAGCAGTAATAAGTATGTTCATAGCTATGTTTTAAAAATTATATTAACAATTAATACACTAAAACCCTAAAAATTTACTATACATCATCATATCACTTTGATATAATACAGCGTTGTAATCAAGTTTCATATGTCAATATGTTAACAAATTCTATATTTTCCCTAACTCAAGACAATTTAATGTCCTATATCAATGAAGTGCATGCATTTCCGATTTTGTCTCCTGAAGAAGAAGACAGGTTAGCAAGAAATTGGTATGAAAATGGGATCGTTGCTGACGCACATAGGTTAGTTACTAGTCATCTAAGGCTAGTAGTCAAAGTTGCATTAAGCTTTAAAAATTATGAATTGCCTCTTATAGAGCTAATAATGGAAGGAAATATAGGGCTGATGCAGGCTGTAAAAAAGTTCAATCCCACTCTTGGCTTTAGGTTATCCACTTATGCTATTTGGTGGATCAAAGCTTTTATTAAGGACTATATTCTTAAATCTTGGTCGTGCATTAAAATTGGTACAACACAAGCACAAAGGAAGTTATTCTTTAGCTTAAGGAAAATTAAGAAAAAACTTTTTAAATATAACCACAATATTACAAAAGAAGATATAAAGCTAATTGCAAATAAATGTTCAACTTCTGAACAAGAAGTAGAACAGATGAACAGGTATTTTCTCTACAGAGATAGATCCCTGAATGAACTAGTATTCTCTAATGATAATCAAAATGGAGTCGAATTACAAGAGATTATAAAGTGTGATACCCCAAACCAAGAGGATACATATTTACTAAATGAAGAGTTAAATATAAAAAAGGCTTTAATTTCACAAGCTTTATCAACACTAAATGAAAGATACCGCGACATATTCATCAGGCGGCGACTCATCGAAGAACCAGATACTTTAGACAAATTAAGTCAAGAGTATAATATATCAAAAGAGAGAGTTAGACAAATAGAAATGCATGCTTTTACTAAAGTAAAGAATTTTATTATATCTGAAAGAGAAAAACTAGGTCATTGTAATATCAATAGTTAAATAAGAATAGCATATCGATCTAACTATACGCTTAACATAAAAAGAAACTAATATACATTAATCTTAGAAAAATAAAAGAAGATGTTAAGAGAAATAAGACAGAACTCAAACTGTAAATACAAGCATCTATACAAATACCCTAATGCAATAATCGACCTACCATACCACCAAAACTAGGATAAACTAACAAATCTTCACTTCAACAATATAGTCCAAATTACTATATAAAGAAAAAATCTAAGGTGAAATAATTTAATGTGAGTTTCAAAATAAAATCACAAAAAACACTTTATAATAGCACCTTGAAACTACTTTAATTAATATCCCTGCCTTGCTTTAAATCTTGGATTTTTCTTATTTATCACATAAATACGGCCTTTTCTGCGTACAACTCTACAATCCTTATCCCTTACTTTTGCAGACTTAAGCGACCCAATAACTTTCATCTCTCTTCCTTACTCGACAATAAAATTACGTACTCTTGTGGCGGAGAGAGAGGGATTCGAACCCTCGATACGGGTTAAAGCCGTATAACGGTTTAGCAAACCGTCGCCTTCAGCCTCTCGGCCATCTCTCCCCTTAACACTTCATATTTTTACAAAATTTATTTATAAAAATGCAGAATGTAACACGTATTATAAAACTTGCTAAGCAAATTTCAATAAAATTCTATTTACTATCAACGTTCAACCAACATATTTTTTCAAACCTTCTAATACTTTTTTAAATAGTAATACAAAACCTTCCAATGAAAACATAAATAAACTGCTTCCTCAATACCAGATCAGGTATATATAATACATCAAATACAATATTAATATTACTATGACAAAAACTTCTCACCACAGCAAACAAACTTTTATGCAACAAAAAAAACTAGATGAATTTGACTATACAATTGATGATATTATTACAAAATATCAAATAAAATTTGAAAATAAAATGGAAGATATTACATCCAATTTTTTAACTCATTTTCAACACTCTCTAGAAGAGGAATTAATATCATTAATTAAAAAAATATATTCTCATAACTTTCAAGAACTCAATAAATACCTTGTTGAACAGTTATTAAATTCTAACAGCTTACAAAGCTTAAATAAATATGAGAAAGACATCATCACTAAAATATTTAACAAAATTTCTTTTAGTGTATTAGAAAACTTAGTTTTTTAACAAAAACCTTAACATAAAAAAACGTTATCAATATAACATGGAGTTATATGCTAGAAAGTTCTATGCTGTGTATTACACGTAAAATTGTACCTGTATCCTCACCTATCACCTTATCAGAAGTAAAATCCTTCCTACGCATTAACAATAATCAAGATGATACATTAATTAATAACTTAATTACTATGGCATCTGAATATGCACAATGGTATATAGAAAAATCATTAATGAAACAAACATGGGAAATTTCCTGTAGTAGATATATACCTGGAAAAATACAATTGTTATTTAATCCAATAATAAAAGTGAATCATGTAAAAATAATACACACAAATGGAAGTGAAGAATTGATAGATCAAAAATACTATCACGTTAACACAGTACTATCATACATTTCATTTAATAAGCATATCCATGGAGATAGAATAGAAATTCTATATGAAGCAGGATATACAGACAATGCGTTAATACCAGCACAAATTAGATATGGCATATTACATCACGTCGCTATATCATATAAAAATAGAGAATCAGAAAATATTAATAATTTAACTTTTATAAAAAATATATATTCCCCCTTCCGTGAACTGAAGTTAGTTTTATGACAGATATAACTAAGGAAATATTCAATTCAGTTATAAAATTACTTCAATCAAATAACAATTTAACTAATACTGTAACTGATATATACGACATCATACCTAATAAAGTATCATTACCATATATATATGTATATATAAGTAACTTAAAAACATTAAATACATTTAACAGTAACATGTTAAAAATACAATTATCATGTAAAATCTACTGCTACCAACCCAATACACTATATGAAATATTAAATTTAATCACCAATTCATTAGTGAATCACAAATCTAATGTATCTTATTTTGAATATGAAGTTACTCCAGAATACAGCTACAGTACAAATCAGCACAATGAAATTGCATATGCACTATTAAATTTTACTATTTTAGCAAAAAAAATTTATGTCAATAGAATTACAGATTAAGGACTCCAACAACTCTTTTTCATCTTTAAACAATATAAAAAGCTTACGAATTAGCTTACATAACA contains these protein-coding regions:
- a CDS encoding ECH_0659 family protein; translation: MTKTSHHSKQTFMQQKKLDEFDYTIDDIITKYQIKFENKMEDITSNFLTHFQHSLEEELISLIKKIYSHNFQELNKYLVEQLLNSNSLQSLNKYEKDIITKIFNKISFSVLENLVF
- a CDS encoding RNA polymerase factor sigma-32: MLTNSIFSLTQDNLMSYINEVHAFPILSPEEEDRLARNWYENGIVADAHRLVTSHLRLVVKVALSFKNYELPLIELIMEGNIGLMQAVKKFNPTLGFRLSTYAIWWIKAFIKDYILKSWSCIKIGTTQAQRKLFFSLRKIKKKLFKYNHNITKEDIKLIANKCSTSEQEVEQMNRYFLYRDRSLNELVFSNDNQNGVELQEIIKCDTPNQEDTYLLNEELNIKKALISQALSTLNERYRDIFIRRRLIEEPDTLDKLSQEYNISKERVRQIEMHAFTKVKNFIISEREKLGHCNINS
- the ykgO gene encoding type B 50S ribosomal protein L36, with product MKVIGSLKSAKVRDKDCRVVRRKGRIYVINKKNPRFKARQGY
- a CDS encoding head-tail connector protein, giving the protein MLESSMLCITRKIVPVSSPITLSEVKSFLRINNNQDDTLINNLITMASEYAQWYIEKSLMKQTWEISCSRYIPGKIQLLFNPIIKVNHVKIIHTNGSEELIDQKYYHVNTVLSYISFNKHIHGDRIEILYEAGYTDNALIPAQIRYGILHHVAISYKNRESENINNLTFIKNIYSPFRELKLVL
- the hpf gene encoding ribosome hibernation-promoting factor, HPF/YfiA family — translated: MNILITARGFDITDNIKDYIEEAIKKHTTKFFIDDSTVNIKMILSKDGNLFNSTIGISDVKSEFIRISKTSDTAYNAIDDAVSHLCGKLQKHKGERINKYRHNKNSVKAQMRCFGYVLDSNEIEKYDVNNISDSGLIIEEDVFVKTMTIGDAIMEMELLSLPAFLFINAKSNRINMIYAKSDGNIMWVDPLNISPIK